The proteins below are encoded in one region of Halodesulfovibrio sp. MK-HDV:
- a CDS encoding ComEC/Rec2 family competence protein, with protein sequence MEGTAPHDSVSYPSLLMWHWYFLAWAAGLWGARYFIPSLAALGSIVFFYVLTRHLARKLPEQSLSSPKKNVTQNVARLCILFVSFVLGLQIATATLAQRPFDISQPDSLPQFILNKKYVQVTGVVREVQTSPDRRIKFILTDASYTKDNVTTSITGDVVWTWANRKDAWNKQQKAANALKNGQEESSSAKQALITANPAIARLRPMVGETVSIRAKLLPIVGFRNKSSWNSGDYWQNRGVFWRIWTWGDKAIPTRSGDVSLPTLWREKMRFNVSQQLEDLVHTDAIEKLSSVLGATALGDALDVIPALLFGDKYNFPSKRYAQLSHASLSHSFALSGMHLAIVALSISFLFTLCVRRASVYELISRPKLFALGILPAAAVYVWIGGGSPSLVRAFIMLCCWCILLLFNRPRVFMDGLFWALAFMTIVNPLIVFDLRLHLSGLAIVAMIIALPMLTVVKSYLLPNKTTRFQRIKRAAFDTFFLSIAIQLVLLPVTVWNFNELSLWNVLNIIWLPLLGMFIMPILLFGLVAACMSMALPALVPFSETLFAIAATPVATLFAFLDDMDKAGFLTPVIMNRPHWVEIFAWYGCIISALVWWKIEGREIIPEIYNSLSDGAPTWETKLFTAAGLPLVGGDIEQRETEPPLMMRSIDEPNRNSGKSVSPSVRKENCNISRWASRMAFSCFILLLFIPDALHAYRIEHRTRLNVLDVGQGQSLLLTFPNNKRMLIDGGGFASRSFDVGRAIVVPCITRQHDSSLQWVMSTHPDTDHLRGLFHPVGYADVKGYFATDAIPRGWNKKQLRQALKRAGLKKSILKAGDVLTISEDLELEVLHPPKNSELEGNNKSLVLRLVKHNGTERRGLALLTGDIELKGIQELMDSKADLSAEVLILPHHGSASSYSPAFYDAVSPKVAVASCGFLNKFKFPSQDVINELHRKGIQTLVTAEKGEVELYLE encoded by the coding sequence ATGGAAGGCACCGCACCACACGACTCAGTCTCATATCCCTCATTGCTCATGTGGCATTGGTACTTTCTTGCATGGGCAGCAGGTCTATGGGGTGCTCGCTACTTCATTCCTTCCCTTGCAGCCCTCGGCTCAATTGTCTTTTTTTACGTCCTTACCCGTCATTTGGCGCGGAAGCTTCCAGAGCAAAGCCTTTCATCACCCAAAAAAAACGTAACGCAAAATGTAGCGCGCCTCTGCATCCTTTTTGTGTCCTTCGTTCTGGGCTTACAGATAGCCACAGCAACACTTGCACAGCGCCCTTTTGATATCAGCCAGCCCGACTCGCTTCCTCAATTCATTCTCAACAAGAAATATGTACAGGTCACGGGAGTCGTCCGCGAAGTCCAAACATCTCCTGACCGGCGTATAAAATTTATTCTGACAGACGCAAGCTACACAAAAGACAACGTAACAACGTCCATCACAGGCGATGTTGTCTGGACATGGGCAAACCGGAAAGACGCTTGGAACAAGCAACAGAAAGCAGCTAACGCGCTGAAAAATGGGCAAGAAGAATCATCGTCTGCTAAACAAGCCTTGATAACAGCCAACCCCGCAATTGCACGGTTACGTCCAATGGTCGGCGAAACTGTATCAATTCGCGCAAAGTTGCTCCCGATTGTTGGCTTCCGAAACAAAAGTTCATGGAACAGCGGTGACTATTGGCAAAATCGCGGTGTCTTCTGGCGGATATGGACATGGGGTGACAAAGCTATCCCTACGCGCTCAGGTGATGTCTCACTTCCTACGTTGTGGCGTGAGAAAATGCGTTTCAATGTCTCTCAACAACTGGAAGACCTTGTTCATACGGACGCAATAGAAAAGCTTTCTTCAGTATTAGGAGCTACTGCACTCGGTGATGCTTTAGACGTTATCCCCGCTCTACTTTTCGGAGACAAATACAATTTCCCAAGCAAGCGCTATGCTCAGCTGTCACACGCCTCTCTTTCCCATTCATTTGCACTCTCCGGAATGCATTTAGCAATTGTGGCCTTGAGTATCTCTTTTCTCTTCACGCTCTGTGTACGCCGTGCCAGCGTTTACGAACTCATAAGCCGTCCTAAACTTTTTGCCTTGGGGATTTTACCTGCGGCTGCGGTCTATGTCTGGATTGGTGGCGGCTCGCCTTCATTAGTTCGAGCATTCATTATGCTGTGCTGCTGGTGTATACTGCTGCTATTCAACCGCCCCCGTGTCTTCATGGACGGGCTGTTCTGGGCTCTGGCATTTATGACCATCGTAAATCCGCTCATTGTCTTTGACTTACGACTCCACCTTTCCGGATTGGCAATTGTAGCTATGATCATTGCCCTGCCGATGCTTACTGTCGTGAAGTCATATCTGCTACCAAACAAAACAACTCGTTTTCAGCGCATAAAACGAGCGGCATTTGATACGTTCTTTCTGTCCATTGCAATTCAGCTTGTGTTATTACCCGTTACCGTCTGGAATTTTAATGAGCTTTCCTTATGGAATGTTCTAAACATAATATGGCTGCCGCTTCTTGGCATGTTCATAATGCCAATACTGCTCTTCGGTCTTGTTGCTGCCTGTATGAGCATGGCATTACCTGCGCTTGTTCCATTCTCAGAAACACTCTTTGCAATTGCCGCAACACCAGTGGCAACACTTTTCGCCTTCCTTGATGATATGGACAAAGCAGGGTTTTTGACTCCTGTAATTATGAATCGTCCACACTGGGTCGAAATTTTTGCGTGGTATGGCTGTATAATTTCAGCCCTTGTCTGGTGGAAAATTGAAGGCAGAGAAATCATACCGGAAATATACAATTCCCTGAGTGACGGCGCTCCAACATGGGAAACCAAGCTATTTACTGCGGCAGGTTTGCCGCTGGTGGGTGGAGATATTGAGCAAAGGGAAACAGAACCGCCGCTCATGATGCGCAGCATTGACGAGCCTAACCGCAACTCTGGAAAAAGCGTATCCCCATCTGTACGCAAAGAAAACTGCAATATCTCACGATGGGCATCCCGTATGGCCTTTTCGTGTTTTATCCTATTGCTGTTTATACCCGATGCTCTCCATGCATACCGCATAGAACATAGAACCCGATTGAATGTACTGGATGTGGGTCAGGGGCAATCTTTGCTTCTCACCTTCCCAAACAACAAACGAATGCTCATTGATGGCGGAGGATTCGCCTCACGGTCTTTTGATGTAGGACGGGCAATCGTTGTGCCGTGCATTACGCGTCAACACGATTCTTCCTTACAATGGGTCATGTCCACACATCCAGATACGGATCACCTTCGCGGGCTATTCCACCCCGTTGGATACGCTGATGTAAAAGGCTACTTTGCTACAGATGCCATCCCGCGCGGATGGAACAAAAAACAACTTCGCCAAGCATTGAAAAGAGCTGGGTTGAAGAAAAGCATTCTTAAGGCTGGAGATGTACTGACCATCTCAGAAGATTTGGAACTTGAAGTATTGCATCCACCAAAAAATTCTGAACTTGAAGGAAACAACAAGTCGCTCGTGCTCCGTCTCGTGAAGCACAACGGTACAGAACGCAGAGGATTGGCTCTACTGACAGGGGATATTGAGCTGAAGGGAATTCAGGAACTGATGGATTCAAAAGCAGACCTCAGCGCAGAAGTACTTATCCTTCCGCATCACGGTTCTGCATCCAGCTACTCACCAGCATTTTACGATGCAGTAAGCCCTAAAGTGGCTGTAGCATCATGCGGTTTTTTGAATAAATTCAAGTTCCCGTCACAGGACGTAATAAACGAATTACACCGCAAGGGAATACAAACATT
- the thrC gene encoding threonine synthase translates to MKNASVFPEYRGNMEYYCLGCGERFGIDELLYTCPECGGVFLLDNLDFDKLSERTGEEWRDLFDTRAASKNTALRGIFRFYELMAPVLEEDDIVYLGEGNTPIVEANNNLTEKTGVHFAFKNDGQNPSASFKDRGMACAFSYLKALVRKHGWDEVLTVCASTGDTSAAAALYASYIGSPLKSVVLLPHGKVTPQQLSQPLGSGATVLEIPGVFDDCMKVVENLAENYRVALLNSKNSWRILGQESYAFEIAQWCDWDLKGKCVFVPVGNAGNITAVMGGFLKLHRLGIINELPRVFGVQSHHADPVYQYYSVEDPAKREFKPVEVTPSVAQAAMIGNPVSFPRVKHFAEQFEAIGGKGSFQVLQVTEQMIMDSMIEANMNGHIACTQGGECYAGLKRAKELGIIAEDEFAILDATAHALKFSGFQDMYFSNTFPPEFGVQPDTSLANAPELVIEESVKAELAPEAFTETAAKTIADKLGLQSK, encoded by the coding sequence ATGAAGAACGCATCAGTTTTCCCTGAATACCGGGGAAATATGGAGTACTACTGTTTAGGTTGTGGAGAGCGCTTCGGCATCGACGAACTTCTGTACACCTGCCCTGAATGTGGCGGCGTGTTCCTGCTCGACAACCTCGACTTTGACAAACTTTCTGAACGTACCGGTGAAGAATGGCGCGACCTGTTCGACACCCGTGCAGCTTCCAAGAACACCGCACTGCGCGGCATCTTCCGTTTTTACGAATTGATGGCACCTGTTCTGGAAGAAGACGATATCGTCTACTTAGGTGAAGGAAACACCCCTATCGTAGAAGCAAACAACAACCTGACTGAAAAGACAGGTGTCCATTTTGCCTTCAAAAACGATGGTCAAAACCCTAGCGCGTCTTTTAAAGATCGCGGTATGGCGTGTGCTTTCTCCTACCTCAAAGCGCTCGTACGCAAACACGGCTGGGACGAAGTTCTCACCGTATGTGCGTCCACAGGCGACACATCTGCCGCAGCAGCCCTGTATGCTTCATACATCGGCTCTCCGCTCAAGTCAGTAGTACTTCTGCCACATGGTAAAGTAACTCCGCAGCAGTTGTCTCAGCCTCTCGGTTCCGGTGCTACCGTACTGGAAATTCCGGGCGTATTTGATGACTGCATGAAGGTTGTAGAAAACCTTGCAGAAAACTACCGTGTTGCACTGCTGAACTCCAAAAACAGCTGGCGTATCCTCGGTCAGGAATCCTACGCATTCGAAATTGCGCAGTGGTGTGACTGGGATCTCAAAGGCAAATGCGTTTTTGTACCAGTAGGTAACGCAGGTAACATCACCGCAGTTATGGGTGGTTTCCTCAAGTTACATCGCCTCGGTATTATCAACGAACTTCCACGCGTATTCGGTGTTCAGTCTCATCATGCAGACCCTGTATACCAGTATTACAGCGTAGAAGACCCTGCAAAACGCGAGTTCAAGCCAGTTGAGGTTACTCCGTCCGTTGCACAGGCTGCAATGATCGGCAACCCAGTGTCTTTCCCGCGTGTAAAACATTTTGCAGAACAATTTGAAGCCATTGGCGGCAAAGGTTCTTTCCAGGTATTGCAGGTGACCGAGCAGATGATCATGGATTCCATGATTGAAGCAAACATGAATGGTCACATCGCATGTACACAGGGTGGCGAATGCTACGCAGGTCTCAAGCGTGCAAAAGAACTCGGCATCATCGCTGAAGACGAATTTGCAATCCTTGATGCAACCGCGCATGCACTCAAATTCTCCGGCTTTCAGGACATGTACTTCAGCAACACCTTCCCTCCAGAGTTCGGCGTACAGCCGGACACTTCTCTTGCCAACGCACCTGAGTTGGTTATTGAAGAATCTGTAAAAGCAGAGCTGGCACCGGAAGCGTTCACTGAAACTGCTGCCAAGACTATTGCTGACAAGTTAGGTCTTCAGAGTAAGTAG
- the plsY gene encoding glycerol-3-phosphate 1-O-acyltransferase PlsY, with amino-acid sequence MLAKFLWLGIAYVMGSIPFGLLIAKAACGIDPRLDGSKNVGATNVARLCGFKYGVATLLCDLLKGAIPVAIAFTISHNWLFLSLVALAALMGHVRSCFLGFEGGKAVATTVGVFVPLAFFPMLFSCIASALVIWRSGYVSMGSLTLVVTLPIFLFLSGHWSLIPLALVVLALVFWTHRENIGRLARGEEKSWLKKKHEEQA; translated from the coding sequence ATGCTGGCAAAATTTCTCTGGCTTGGTATCGCGTACGTTATGGGCTCCATTCCGTTTGGTCTGCTTATCGCTAAAGCTGCCTGCGGAATCGATCCACGTCTCGATGGCAGTAAAAACGTTGGCGCTACCAACGTAGCCCGTCTTTGTGGCTTTAAATACGGCGTTGCAACGCTGCTGTGCGATCTTCTTAAAGGCGCAATTCCAGTAGCAATCGCATTCACCATCAGCCACAACTGGTTATTTTTAAGTCTTGTTGCACTTGCTGCGCTCATGGGACACGTCCGTTCCTGCTTCCTCGGTTTTGAGGGTGGCAAAGCGGTAGCAACAACTGTTGGTGTATTCGTACCGCTGGCATTTTTCCCTATGCTCTTTAGCTGTATTGCCAGTGCATTAGTTATTTGGCGCTCCGGATATGTGTCTATGGGGTCACTCACACTTGTAGTAACCCTTCCTATATTCCTGTTCCTGTCCGGCCATTGGTCCTTAATTCCATTGGCTCTCGTAGTGCTTGCACTCGTATTTTGGACTCATAGAGAAAACATTGGCCGCCTTGCTCGCGGCGAAGAAAAATCGTGGCTTAAAAAGAAGCACGAGGAACAAGCATAA
- a CDS encoding ribonuclease catalytic domain-containing protein: protein MSAPSLVRYPGPGCVVEFMHGNKAQQGWVLDEQGGKLRLLTINKREMKLASSRVLPWAGPSYSGERSRQEIGALLEEHRATRDAMSAEIDALELWDFAQGEVDKETIQWFAELLWEEPTIDQLAALGSAMLTCKTHFKFQPPEFEIYPADKVEKRQEEDRKRLEREALVTQGVGFFRTLWESHSKGRALGKAPDEGVAEQLKEIILNKLSDPDSHEVDQVWKQLAKGLPEDPHMALHLARAWDLVPPHHNFWLDRADYECTNNWAEEFTSDVQAIKDKCLSIHQKPEERTYISIDSATTKDIDDAFNIERRGDGGYRLRISLACPAVAWPFGSRFDKEVLRRATSVYLPEGDCHMMPTTLGTDFFSLHANEDRPSLILDIECSSTGELERCTPVPVWVNLAANLTYIDSEAVINGGGKDTPAGPFAEQIALGSELSDKLQEQRIASGAVIIERNDPKVKLSGEGSETKVEIVPADDTPKAMKLVSEMMILANSGVAAWAKEHNVTLLHRTQDVAVPREYVGVWSAPHDIARVVKALSSAILETTPRPHRGIGVNAYSPITSPLRRYPDLVNVAQVIHYTATGEAQWTTEEITAMLPLLNARLDSVGQIQRFRPRYWKLLYFKQQGDKVWREAIVTEENDAFVTVSLPNEQIFVRGRRKSFGDKVNPGQLFMVRIGKVHPLNNEIQILDAMES, encoded by the coding sequence ATGAGTGCTCCTTCTCTGGTTCGGTATCCCGGACCGGGCTGTGTTGTAGAGTTCATGCACGGTAACAAGGCTCAGCAAGGCTGGGTACTTGACGAACAGGGTGGAAAACTACGGCTTCTTACCATTAATAAACGCGAGATGAAGCTTGCTTCTTCACGCGTTCTTCCTTGGGCAGGCCCTTCATACAGTGGCGAGCGTTCCCGTCAGGAAATCGGTGCACTGTTAGAAGAGCATCGGGCAACGCGTGACGCCATGAGCGCAGAAATCGATGCGCTTGAGTTATGGGATTTTGCACAAGGCGAAGTGGATAAAGAAACCATCCAGTGGTTTGCTGAACTGTTGTGGGAAGAACCGACCATCGACCAGCTTGCTGCACTTGGCAGCGCAATGCTCACCTGCAAGACACATTTTAAATTTCAGCCGCCGGAATTTGAAATTTACCCTGCTGATAAAGTGGAAAAACGTCAGGAAGAAGACCGCAAGCGTCTTGAACGTGAAGCGCTCGTCACACAGGGTGTCGGCTTTTTCCGCACTCTTTGGGAAAGTCATTCCAAAGGTCGCGCACTAGGCAAAGCTCCAGACGAAGGCGTCGCAGAACAGCTTAAAGAGATCATTTTAAATAAATTAAGCGATCCTGACAGCCACGAAGTTGATCAGGTCTGGAAGCAGCTTGCTAAAGGCTTGCCGGAAGATCCACATATGGCGCTGCACCTTGCCCGTGCATGGGATTTAGTTCCGCCACACCACAACTTCTGGCTCGACCGTGCAGACTACGAATGCACCAACAACTGGGCAGAAGAATTTACCTCTGACGTTCAGGCCATCAAAGACAAGTGTCTCTCCATTCATCAGAAACCGGAAGAGCGCACCTATATTTCTATTGATTCCGCTACCACCAAAGACATTGACGATGCATTCAACATCGAACGTCGCGGTGACGGCGGCTATCGCCTTCGCATCTCCCTTGCGTGCCCTGCTGTAGCATGGCCGTTCGGCAGCCGTTTCGATAAAGAAGTACTTCGTCGTGCCACAAGTGTGTACCTGCCGGAAGGCGATTGCCACATGATGCCGACAACACTTGGTACAGACTTCTTCAGTCTTCATGCAAACGAAGACCGTCCGTCACTGATTCTTGATATAGAATGCAGCAGCACAGGTGAACTTGAGCGTTGCACGCCGGTACCTGTATGGGTTAATTTGGCTGCAAACCTCACCTACATTGATTCTGAAGCAGTAATCAACGGTGGTGGTAAAGACACGCCTGCCGGTCCATTTGCCGAACAGATTGCATTGGGTTCTGAACTCAGTGACAAACTTCAGGAACAGCGTATTGCCAGCGGTGCTGTAATCATCGAACGAAACGATCCGAAGGTAAAACTTTCCGGCGAGGGAAGCGAAACCAAAGTTGAAATCGTTCCTGCTGACGACACTCCGAAAGCTATGAAGCTGGTAAGTGAGATGATGATTCTTGCGAACTCCGGCGTAGCTGCATGGGCAAAAGAGCACAACGTAACTCTGTTGCACAGGACGCAGGATGTAGCTGTACCGAGAGAATACGTTGGCGTATGGAGCGCACCGCACGACATCGCACGTGTTGTGAAAGCTCTGTCTTCTGCTATTCTGGAAACTACTCCAAGACCGCACAGAGGTATTGGGGTAAATGCGTACAGTCCGATTACTTCTCCGCTCAGACGTTACCCTGACCTTGTCAACGTTGCGCAAGTAATACACTATACTGCAACCGGTGAAGCACAGTGGACTACTGAAGAAATCACCGCAATGCTCCCGCTGCTCAACGCTCGCCTTGATTCTGTAGGTCAAATCCAGCGTTTCCGCCCTCGTTACTGGAAGTTACTGTACTTCAAGCAGCAGGGTGACAAAGTATGGCGTGAAGCTATTGTTACGGAAGAAAACGATGCCTTCGTAACGGTTTCTTTACCGAATGAGCAAATTTTTGTACGTGGCAGACGTAAGTCGTTTGGCGATAAGGTGAATCCGGGGCAACTGTTTATGGTTCGCATCGGCAAAGTTCATCCTTTGAATAACGAAATCCAAATTCTGGATGCAATGGAAAGTTAA
- a CDS encoding IMP cyclohydrolase, with product MSDLKNMYKTILGDPFPSEMKVQLGDQELVYRKRTWEIDGEEKGLRYGENPDQPAAVYELAEGSLTLGGVEFRGPGKGLVSALTEENMIQAGKHPGKTNLTDVDNAINMLQYLTAKPAALILKHNNPCGAAWSDKGVADALNKAFWSDRIAAFGGAVVVNRPMDLECAKVINSAYFEVVAAPAFEEGVVEELKKRKNLRILEIPGMAHLEELVNVPVLDFKSLIDGGIVMQQSFRNRILTVDDFIPATAEKDGVEVAARKPTAQEADDLLFAWAVEAGVTSNSIIFARNGATVSIGTGEQDRVGCVELTIHKAYTKFADMLAFKEHGISLYELKQKALNDEESKAILDDIEARTRAEKGGLMGTAMVSDGFFPFRDGVDAALIHGVAAIAQPGGSIRDHEVIEAVNEVSPQVAMVYTAQRSFKH from the coding sequence ATGAGCGACTTGAAGAATATGTACAAAACCATTCTCGGAGATCCATTTCCTTCCGAGATGAAAGTTCAGTTGGGCGATCAAGAGCTTGTGTATCGCAAGCGCACGTGGGAAATTGACGGGGAAGAAAAAGGGCTGCGCTACGGCGAAAACCCTGATCAGCCAGCGGCTGTGTACGAATTGGCTGAAGGCTCCCTTACTCTTGGTGGTGTGGAGTTTCGTGGACCGGGAAAAGGACTTGTTTCTGCTTTAACTGAAGAAAATATGATTCAGGCAGGCAAGCATCCTGGTAAAACAAACCTGACAGATGTTGATAATGCCATTAACATGTTGCAGTACCTTACTGCAAAACCGGCAGCTCTCATCTTAAAGCACAATAACCCTTGTGGTGCCGCATGGTCCGACAAGGGTGTTGCAGATGCGCTTAATAAAGCCTTCTGGAGTGACCGCATTGCTGCTTTCGGCGGCGCGGTAGTGGTTAACCGTCCTATGGATTTAGAGTGTGCTAAAGTTATTAACAGCGCATACTTTGAAGTGGTAGCAGCGCCTGCTTTTGAAGAAGGTGTTGTAGAAGAACTGAAAAAACGCAAGAACCTGCGTATTCTCGAAATTCCGGGAATGGCGCATCTTGAAGAGCTGGTAAACGTGCCGGTACTTGACTTCAAGAGCCTTATCGACGGCGGTATTGTGATGCAGCAGTCCTTCCGTAACCGAATCCTCACCGTAGACGACTTTATCCCTGCCACAGCGGAAAAAGACGGCGTGGAAGTAGCAGCACGTAAGCCGACAGCACAGGAAGCGGATGACCTCCTCTTTGCATGGGCTGTTGAAGCTGGCGTTACCTCCAACTCAATTATCTTTGCACGTAACGGCGCTACCGTATCCATCGGTACCGGCGAGCAGGACAGAGTTGGCTGTGTAGAGCTCACCATCCACAAAGCGTATACAAAATTTGCTGATATGCTAGCGTTTAAGGAACACGGCATTTCTTTGTACGAACTTAAGCAGAAAGCGCTTAACGACGAAGAATCAAAAGCAATTCTTGACGACATTGAAGCCCGCACCCGCGCGGAGAAAGGTGGACTCATGGGAACCGCAATGGTTTCTGATGGATTCTTCCCGTTCCGTGACGGTGTAGATGCAGCACTGATACATGGTGTTGCTGCAATTGCACAGCCGGGCGGCTCTATTCGTGACCATGAAGTTATTGAAGCAGTGAACGAAGTTTCACCGCAGGTAGCAATGGTCTACACTGCACAGCGTTCCTTTAAGCATTAA
- a CDS encoding transglycosylase SLT domain-containing protein produces the protein MKRRFFTSWEAILLFLLITAQGALMVGTEIAAYLYRVPPVRVVVPNVSQFSSLVSPYGLGVDGELLSSFAKEKGYTITILRVKSSEEAWDLISNDKADLLVGFGGNVPEEYSKKITAGPAYDDYKSVTIKDTKQTDNKELQALCSSLMDTVPEGVDEEVYSENATFLSSLADALPQVVSPRENSEPSGQTPYAKKAEALGETAPNTTSEPASASASAPASDKPTQRKKAPATVATANEDALENVDCVDFDRFHMFHLMSFDSDEGGTAQIDVRNFTMLQPFFLDVVPNSKINEGGSYHWFWRNKFFAESGLQKDLKNFWDTVQTEGTVAVLKEKHYGFFPKDLNYYVIGKLKKALRQKMPKYAKTMGKASKKNNIDPLLLAAVIFQESHFNNSARSRTGVRGLMQITQTTAKELGINRLDPHQSIMGGATYLRKLWDRFEDQDLEVWDRWFFTLAAYNQGYGHVTDAIKLTQKRGGTGKTWQELRETLPLLAWKRYFSQTRHGYCRGYEAVTYVENIRYYYYLINGLVALSRPEGENLGKLRSSISTATPDV, from the coding sequence ATGAAGAGACGTTTTTTCACCTCGTGGGAAGCAATATTATTGTTCCTACTCATCACTGCACAGGGTGCGCTTATGGTAGGTACAGAAATTGCTGCCTACCTTTACCGCGTTCCTCCGGTGCGAGTTGTTGTGCCCAACGTCTCCCAATTTTCCTCTCTTGTCTCCCCGTACGGCCTTGGTGTGGATGGCGAACTGCTGAGCAGCTTTGCCAAAGAAAAAGGCTATACCATCACCATTCTTCGCGTCAAAAGCTCTGAAGAAGCATGGGATCTTATCTCAAATGATAAAGCAGATTTACTTGTCGGATTCGGTGGCAATGTTCCCGAAGAATACTCCAAAAAAATTACCGCAGGCCCAGCCTACGACGACTATAAGTCTGTAACCATCAAAGATACCAAGCAAACAGACAACAAAGAACTCCAAGCTCTTTGCAGCAGTCTTATGGACACAGTACCGGAAGGCGTGGACGAAGAAGTTTACAGCGAAAACGCCACATTCCTTTCTTCCCTTGCGGATGCTCTTCCGCAGGTGGTCTCTCCACGAGAAAACAGTGAACCTTCCGGACAGACTCCGTATGCAAAAAAAGCTGAAGCATTGGGTGAAACCGCACCGAACACCACTTCTGAACCTGCTTCTGCATCGGCTTCTGCACCGGCTTCTGACAAGCCGACACAACGCAAAAAAGCACCTGCAACCGTAGCAACGGCTAACGAAGATGCTCTGGAAAATGTAGACTGTGTCGACTTTGATCGCTTCCACATGTTTCACCTCATGTCATTCGACAGCGATGAAGGTGGCACAGCACAGATAGATGTACGTAATTTTACAATGCTGCAACCCTTTTTCCTTGATGTGGTCCCAAATTCCAAAATTAATGAGGGCGGCTCATATCATTGGTTCTGGCGCAACAAATTTTTTGCGGAATCAGGATTACAAAAAGATCTGAAAAATTTTTGGGATACAGTTCAAACTGAAGGTACCGTTGCTGTCTTAAAAGAGAAGCATTACGGGTTTTTCCCCAAAGATTTAAATTATTACGTCATCGGAAAGCTGAAAAAAGCATTGCGTCAGAAAATGCCCAAATATGCGAAGACAATGGGAAAAGCGAGCAAGAAAAACAACATTGATCCGTTGTTGCTTGCGGCTGTAATTTTTCAGGAATCACATTTCAATAACTCAGCCCGCAGCAGAACCGGCGTGCGTGGATTAATGCAGATTACGCAGACAACAGCCAAAGAACTTGGCATCAACCGTCTCGACCCGCACCAATCGATCATGGGCGGGGCAACGTATCTTCGTAAACTGTGGGATAGATTTGAAGACCAAGACCTAGAAGTATGGGACAGGTGGTTTTTCACACTTGCCGCATACAACCAAGGCTACGGGCATGTTACCGACGCTATTAAGCTTACGCAAAAACGCGGCGGCACGGGCAAAACATGGCAGGAATTAAGAGAAACTCTGCCGCTTCTGGCCTGGAAGCGTTACTTCTCTCAGACCAGACACGGCTACTGTCGCGGCTACGAAGCCGTTACATACGTCGAAAATATCCGGTATTACTACTACCTGATTAACGGGCTAGTCGCTCTTTCTAGGCCGGAAGGCGAGAACCTTGGCAAGCTTCGGAGCAGCATTAGTACCGCCACTCCCGACGTTTAG